The Acidianus infernus genome window below encodes:
- a CDS encoding sugar phosphate nucleotidyltransferase → MKAIVLAAGKGEGLRPYTEKEQKEAITILGKAIISHVLYGLKKAGIDEVVIVTNEHEKQIQEAINIDIPFETVRQKRSGITGAVLDGMDKIPDDEFLLAFGDIIAEPEFYMNLMNSYITGNSKAVFSLVPVSEGMQTYGLARIVDNRIEIVNEGSTLALAGAYIIPKGDFTDILEYFKKISPFSRYFIWSGKWIDIGYPEDLINAIEVLLSDLNNSIISDKAEISKTAVIGKKVIIEDNAIIDDYAVIKGPAYIGKNAYIGNYSLIRDYSSIESEAKIGAYCEVTHSLVEPRAEIGSKSYLTYTIVGRGAKIGASVITVSYPANPVRGRERKLGALISPNEEIYHGQIIGPNYRK, encoded by the coding sequence ATGAAAGCAATAGTTTTAGCCGCGGGAAAAGGAGAAGGATTAAGACCTTATACTGAAAAAGAACAAAAGGAGGCTATAACAATCTTAGGCAAAGCTATAATTTCTCATGTATTATACGGTTTAAAAAAAGCAGGAATAGATGAAGTAGTTATAGTTACAAACGAACATGAAAAACAGATTCAGGAGGCAATAAACATTGATATTCCATTCGAGACGGTTAGGCAAAAAAGGTCTGGAATAACTGGAGCAGTACTTGATGGCATGGATAAAATTCCAGATGACGAATTCCTATTAGCTTTCGGAGATATTATTGCTGAACCGGAATTTTACATGAATCTAATGAATTCCTACATAACTGGAAACTCGAAGGCAGTCTTCTCTTTAGTCCCAGTCTCAGAGGGCATGCAAACTTACGGCTTAGCTAGAATAGTCGATAATAGAATTGAAATAGTTAATGAAGGCTCGACACTAGCACTTGCAGGAGCTTACATAATACCTAAGGGAGATTTCACAGATATTTTAGAATATTTCAAAAAGATCTCTCCTTTCTCAAGATACTTCATATGGTCTGGCAAATGGATAGATATCGGTTACCCAGAAGATCTTATTAACGCAATAGAGGTCCTTCTTTCCGATTTAAATAATTCAATTATTTCAGATAAAGCTGAAATTTCAAAGACCGCAGTAATAGGAAAAAAGGTAATAATAGAAGACAACGCCATTATCGACGATTACGCAGTAATTAAAGGTCCTGCGTACATAGGAAAAAACGCGTACATAGGAAATTACTCTCTAATAAGAGATTATTCTTCCATTGAAAGTGAAGCAAAAATAGGAGCATATTGCGAGGTTACACATTCGTTAGTAGAACCGAGAGCTGAAATTGGATCTAAAAGTTACTTAACTTACACAATAGTAGGAAGAGGAGCAAAAATAGGAGCATCAGTAATAACAGTGAGTTATCCGGCAAATCCAGTTAGGGGAAGAGAAAGAAAGCTCGGCGCATTGATTTCACCTAATGAAGAAATATATCATGGACAAATTATAGGTCCAAATTATAGAAAATAA
- a CDS encoding AAA family ATPase, whose product MILGQKLLFDERPKDRKEDLFDREKEVEEIISNIKRPLLLISGVRRIGKTSVLLVSLNELKENYILIDCRKLKENYGRKELYSLFSEALSSKLSYLKDVLEKVKGINIAGNYVELKWGGKNYISLSSLFDELNKKRLIIAIDEAQRLRGPLSKEIKDAIAHAYDYDKNLTFILTGSEVGLLHELIDVENENSPVYGRYYLEITLDRFNKEKSKEFLQRGFQELSIKVEDKVIEEIIDYFDGIPGWLTFAGNEYATMGKIEEVKKTAVKVAKGELENLIEEKTKKVSYITGKRYRNALKCLAKGENSWSKLLSCMEKEEGSTISTSVLDNIIQNLEKMSIIKDYEFLDPVYKEASKLL is encoded by the coding sequence ATGATTCTGGGGCAGAAGTTGTTATTTGATGAAAGACCAAAAGACAGGAAAGAAGACCTATTTGATAGAGAAAAAGAAGTTGAGGAAATAATAAGTAATATAAAAAGACCCTTACTGCTCATCTCAGGAGTGAGAAGAATAGGCAAAACCTCAGTACTCCTAGTTTCACTAAACGAGCTAAAAGAAAATTACATACTCATCGACTGCAGAAAACTAAAGGAAAACTACGGTAGAAAAGAACTATACTCACTATTCTCGGAAGCGCTATCCTCAAAATTATCCTATTTGAAAGACGTTCTGGAGAAAGTAAAAGGAATAAACATTGCAGGAAATTACGTTGAATTAAAATGGGGAGGGAAGAACTACATATCATTGTCAAGCCTCTTCGACGAACTAAATAAAAAAAGATTAATTATAGCAATAGACGAAGCACAAAGACTAAGAGGGCCATTAAGCAAAGAAATAAAAGACGCTATAGCTCACGCTTACGACTATGATAAAAACTTAACGTTCATCCTTACGGGTTCAGAAGTAGGTTTATTACACGAATTAATAGATGTAGAAAACGAAAACTCCCCAGTTTACGGAAGATATTACCTAGAAATAACTCTGGACAGATTCAACAAAGAAAAGAGCAAAGAATTCCTACAGAGAGGGTTCCAAGAACTTTCAATAAAGGTTGAGGATAAAGTTATCGAGGAAATTATAGACTACTTCGACGGAATACCAGGCTGGCTAACATTTGCAGGCAACGAATACGCTACAATGGGAAAAATCGAAGAAGTAAAGAAAACTGCAGTAAAAGTTGCAAAAGGAGAACTAGAAAACCTAATCGAAGAAAAAACAAAAAAGGTATCTTACATAACGGGGAAAAGGTACAGAAACGCATTAAAATGCCTTGCAAAAGGAGAAAACTCTTGGTCTAAACTACTATCATGCATGGAAAAAGAGGAAGGTTCAACAATATCCACAAGCGTGCTAGATAATATAATACAAAACCTAGAAAAAATGAGCATAATAAAAGATTACGAATTCCTAGACCCAGTATATAAAGAAGCGTCAAAACTGTTGTAG
- a CDS encoding YncE family protein, which produces MVRELSFLVLFMLIFVSSSIVSIEVGNAPSFILCNSGYIYVTNYNSSTVSIINPSNNEVISTIAVGSQPISMVSAGNKIYVALAGCDKIVVLENNKIIRSINLTSSPCYMAYDPKDQELFVIEPEINSLGIIKNCSLIKTINLGYQPDAIAFDPKNCLLYIGGGYNGVVYVYNTEGKLNTTYYIGGRVVYVNYCNGNIFVTSWINNELTIINSSGVFHFSAGLGPYDAIYDPSDGYIYVSDVATGSILVLSLSGSVIHNISVGGRPSILMYKNGNIYVVNSLSNNVIIIPQVPPPPPPYCLYYLIAGGIGILVIVGYFVIKKEIR; this is translated from the coding sequence ATGGTTAGGGAGCTTTCTTTCTTAGTATTGTTTATGTTAATATTTGTCTCGTCCTCAATTGTTAGTATTGAAGTTGGGAATGCTCCATCTTTTATTTTATGTAATTCTGGTTATATATATGTTACGAATTATAATTCTAGTACCGTAAGCATTATAAATCCTAGCAATAATGAAGTTATTTCTACTATTGCTGTGGGTTCTCAACCAATAAGTATGGTTAGTGCAGGTAACAAGATTTATGTAGCTTTAGCAGGCTGTGATAAGATAGTAGTATTAGAAAATAACAAGATTATAAGGTCTATTAATTTGACGTCTTCCCCTTGTTATATGGCTTATGATCCTAAAGATCAAGAACTTTTCGTTATAGAACCAGAGATTAATTCTCTTGGGATAATAAAGAACTGCAGTTTAATAAAAACTATAAATCTTGGTTATCAACCTGACGCTATTGCTTTTGATCCTAAAAATTGTCTTCTTTACATAGGCGGAGGATATAACGGCGTAGTTTACGTATATAATACAGAAGGAAAGTTAAATACTACTTATTATATAGGTGGCCGAGTAGTTTACGTTAATTACTGTAATGGGAACATTTTTGTAACGAGTTGGATTAATAATGAGCTTACTATAATAAACTCCTCTGGCGTATTTCATTTTAGTGCTGGCTTGGGTCCTTATGATGCAATTTATGATCCTTCAGACGGCTATATTTACGTATCAGATGTAGCTACGGGGTCGATTCTAGTACTTTCACTCAGCGGTAGTGTTATTCATAATATATCAGTTGGAGGTAGGCCTTCAATTTTAATGTATAAGAATGGTAACATCTACGTTGTTAATTCGCTTTCAAATAATGTTATTATAATCCCTCAAGTACCTCCTCCGCCACCGCCTTATTGCCTTTACTATTTGATAGCAGGTGGTATAGGTATTCTAGTTATAGTAGGCTATTTTGTGATTAAAAAGGAAATCAGATGA
- a CDS encoding DMT family transporter, translated as MNKSYVILIIGGISFGTAAIFIKFSDLTPGAIAFFRFLVAGLILSLGRIDLKKIIKYSPFGLLLSLHMITFILGVYNTTIIDTTVLVSTSPFFAILLSPLSKFKAERIDLVITAIGFSGILIMNYPLQLGYLYGNIMSLISAFLISLYTTLLSRNEENPLVLTSSIYISSSIFSLPFVIYQGIGKIDLTSILSLLGLIFIPTLIGHTSVIYASNKVKPQYIETIGLLEPVVASIIAIFTFNQIPNLFEVLGSALIVSSIIFVINKK; from the coding sequence GTGAATAAAAGTTACGTAATCTTAATAATAGGAGGAATATCCTTTGGAACAGCAGCAATATTTATAAAATTTTCAGACTTAACGCCTGGGGCTATTGCTTTTTTCAGATTTCTTGTAGCAGGATTAATTTTATCCTTAGGGAGGATAGACCTTAAAAAAATAATAAAATATTCTCCATTCGGGTTATTATTATCCCTTCACATGATAACCTTCATATTAGGAGTCTATAATACAACAATCATTGATACGACAGTATTAGTTTCAACTTCACCGTTTTTTGCCATACTCCTATCGCCCTTAAGCAAATTTAAGGCAGAAAGAATTGACCTCGTTATAACTGCTATAGGTTTTTCAGGAATATTAATAATGAATTATCCCTTACAGTTGGGCTATCTATACGGAAATATAATGTCACTAATATCAGCATTCTTAATCTCACTTTATACAACATTATTAAGCAGAAACGAGGAAAATCCCCTTGTTTTAACCTCAAGCATTTACATATCTTCCTCAATTTTCTCTTTACCGTTTGTAATATACCAAGGTATAGGGAAGATAGATTTAACATCGATCTTATCTTTACTTGGCTTAATCTTTATACCAACGTTAATAGGACATACGAGCGTTATTTATGCATCAAATAAGGTTAAACCTCAATACATAGAAACTATAGGCTTATTAGAACCCGTAGTTGCATCAATAATAGCAATATTTACCTTTAACCAAATACCTAATCTTTTTGAAGTTTTAGGCTCTGCACTAATAGTATCATCAATTATATTCGTAATAAATAAAAAATAG
- a CDS encoding MBL fold metallo-hydrolase has protein sequence MIDPIVLAEEKGNKFVWLSIDEAEMDKGIITNQYLLTVKDKGILMDPGGPLVFERVYNVMQKFIKPEDVEYIFLSHEDPDIVSGITLWLNYCPNAKILISDLWDRFLPHLGVDIKMNVIRIPIQGMQINLNGDNLKIIPAHFLHSVGNFHLYDPITKVYFSGDLGAAVFPKGSWYIIVDNFDEHKKYMENFHKKYMANKKAIELWLKQIQGLDIRIIAPQHGAVIEGDNVRKFIEWIKSLDKIGIDLLEEELNTNT, from the coding sequence TTGATTGACCCAATCGTATTGGCAGAAGAAAAAGGAAACAAATTCGTTTGGTTATCGATAGATGAAGCAGAAATGGATAAAGGAATAATAACAAACCAATATTTACTTACCGTAAAAGATAAAGGAATACTAATGGATCCTGGAGGACCATTAGTTTTTGAGAGAGTATATAATGTAATGCAAAAGTTCATTAAACCAGAAGACGTTGAATACATCTTCCTATCCCACGAAGATCCAGACATAGTTTCCGGAATTACCTTATGGTTAAATTATTGCCCCAATGCAAAAATACTAATTTCAGACTTATGGGATAGATTCTTACCACATTTGGGAGTAGATATAAAAATGAACGTAATAAGAATACCTATTCAAGGAATGCAAATTAACCTAAACGGAGACAATTTAAAAATAATTCCTGCTCATTTCCTGCATTCAGTTGGTAACTTCCACCTTTATGATCCAATAACTAAAGTTTACTTCTCTGGAGATTTAGGAGCAGCAGTCTTCCCAAAAGGTTCATGGTACATAATAGTTGATAACTTCGACGAACACAAGAAATACATGGAGAACTTCCACAAAAAATACATGGCTAATAAAAAGGCAATAGAATTATGGTTAAAACAAATTCAAGGGTTAGATATTAGAATCATAGCGCCACAACACGGTGCAGTAATTGAAGGAGATAACGTGAGAAAATTCATAGAGTGGATAAAAAGCCTAGATAAGATAGGAATAGATCTCCTAGAGGAAGAACTTAATACCAATACCTAG
- the mvk gene encoding mevalonate kinase encodes MIEVEVPLKLTLFGEHAVVYGEPAIAMAINEKMKIKIVPYHKMVLKSNSLSIKGIKVDLEEMKLESEETSRVLSYALSTINFFEKEYGTRKNALIEIESPVDPSVGLGTSAAVIVGIVGGYSRYLGYELTREEIAKISHKIELTVQGLGSRMDTYTTSLGGLIYFPKGGGYEKIRGEIRITAGYIRRIATTAEILKRVKSLKEKNPDLFNDLISSIGKTVNKAKIAIEKEDEEEIGELMYVNHGLLMSLGVTLPPIDNLVSTAKILGLKGCKISGGGGGGSTVCLEDERARILLSTIGAKIVDARISQEGVTIKEINQ; translated from the coding sequence TTGATTGAAGTTGAAGTACCCCTAAAGTTAACACTATTTGGAGAACATGCTGTAGTTTATGGGGAACCAGCAATAGCTATGGCAATTAACGAGAAGATGAAAATAAAAATAGTGCCATATCATAAAATGGTATTAAAATCGAATTCTTTATCAATTAAGGGAATAAAAGTTGACTTGGAAGAAATGAAGTTAGAAAGCGAGGAAACTTCAAGAGTTCTCTCTTATGCTCTGTCAACAATTAATTTCTTTGAAAAAGAGTATGGCACTAGGAAAAATGCGTTAATAGAAATAGAATCTCCAGTAGACCCTTCTGTAGGCTTAGGAACTAGCGCTGCAGTAATAGTAGGCATAGTGGGAGGATATTCTAGATATTTAGGTTATGAACTAACCAGAGAGGAAATAGCAAAAATCTCTCATAAAATAGAGCTTACAGTGCAAGGTTTAGGTAGTAGAATGGATACTTATACTACTTCTCTAGGTGGCTTGATATACTTCCCTAAGGGCGGAGGATATGAAAAAATAAGAGGAGAAATAAGAATAACAGCCGGATACATTAGAAGAATCGCAACTACAGCAGAGATTTTAAAAAGAGTTAAAAGTTTGAAGGAAAAGAACCCTGATTTATTTAACGACTTAATTTCTTCCATAGGAAAAACAGTCAATAAGGCTAAAATTGCAATAGAGAAGGAAGACGAAGAAGAAATAGGAGAACTTATGTATGTTAATCACGGACTATTAATGTCGCTAGGCGTTACATTGCCCCCAATAGATAATCTGGTTTCAACTGCAAAAATTCTAGGCTTAAAAGGATGCAAAATAAGTGGTGGCGGGGGAGGAGGTTCAACAGTATGCTTAGAAGACGAAAGGGCAAGAATTTTACTATCGACTATTGGCGCAAAAATAGTTGACGCAAGAATTAGCCAAGAAGGTGTAACGATAAAGGAAATAAACCAGTAA
- the glmS gene encoding glutamine--fructose-6-phosphate transaminase (isomerizing): protein MCGIIGVISKNDEKKLATITVQCLERLEYRGYDSVGVASMEGNELEVRKAKGRIDEVVKRLNILSMTGRVFLGHTRWATHGEPNDINAHPHTDCTNSIAVVHNGTIKNFRELREDLESLGHKFKSETDTEVIPHLVEEFKKRGMDTFSAFKSAINSIQGSYAVLAIIKGENKIYFAKKDNPLIIGLGDKMNFISSDIPSFLPYTNKVLILIDGDVGYITPDDIYIENEGKKVNVLDRIKIITWDASAASKEGYAHYMLKEIHESPRAVDDTISGLVSDIEDVKNAIKILEESKRIIVIAAGTSYHAGLYFSLLLQREGFNIIPVIASEYYNIKTNQEDAILAISQSGETYDVMMALKEFKANGSRIISLTNVIDSAIARQSDVKLYTRAGPEIGVAATKTFTSQIAALQFLYSLMKGEDYTYLNKAKDVIRRSLDFEGEAKLIGEELSAKSNAYYLGRGLSLPFAMEGALKIKEITYLHAEAYAAGESKHGPIALVEKDFPVVFINLGELVGELQNNVQEMKARKAKTYAISVNERLNTDKEILLTVDDERLSPFAVTPIIQLIAYYSAVKRGNDPDKPRNLAKTVTVG, encoded by the coding sequence GTGTGCGGAATAATTGGAGTAATCTCAAAAAATGACGAGAAGAAACTTGCTACAATAACTGTTCAATGCTTAGAAAGATTAGAGTATAGAGGCTACGATAGCGTAGGAGTAGCATCAATGGAAGGTAATGAATTAGAAGTAAGGAAAGCTAAAGGAAGGATTGACGAAGTAGTAAAAAGATTGAATATTTTATCAATGACAGGGAGGGTATTTCTAGGTCATACTAGATGGGCTACACATGGAGAGCCTAATGATATTAATGCTCATCCCCATACTGACTGTACTAACTCAATAGCAGTAGTTCATAACGGTACAATAAAAAATTTTAGAGAACTTAGAGAAGACTTAGAATCATTAGGTCATAAATTCAAAAGCGAAACTGACACAGAAGTTATTCCACATTTAGTTGAAGAATTTAAAAAGAGAGGGATGGACACATTTTCAGCTTTCAAATCCGCTATAAATTCTATTCAGGGCAGTTACGCAGTTTTAGCAATTATTAAAGGAGAAAATAAAATATATTTCGCTAAAAAGGACAATCCTTTAATTATTGGTTTAGGAGATAAAATGAATTTCATATCAAGCGATATACCAAGCTTTTTGCCTTATACTAATAAAGTGCTTATCTTAATAGATGGAGACGTAGGTTACATAACTCCAGATGATATATATATAGAGAATGAAGGTAAGAAAGTTAATGTTTTGGATAGGATAAAAATAATAACCTGGGACGCTTCAGCAGCGTCAAAAGAAGGTTATGCTCATTATATGCTTAAGGAAATTCACGAAAGTCCGAGAGCTGTTGATGACACAATCTCAGGACTAGTTTCTGACATTGAAGACGTTAAGAACGCAATAAAAATCTTAGAAGAGTCTAAAAGAATAATAGTAATTGCTGCTGGAACTAGCTACCATGCAGGATTATATTTCTCTTTACTTCTGCAAAGGGAAGGATTTAATATAATTCCAGTAATAGCATCAGAATATTACAATATAAAAACAAACCAAGAAGACGCCATATTAGCAATAAGCCAAAGCGGAGAGACCTATGACGTGATGATGGCACTAAAAGAATTCAAGGCTAACGGATCCAGAATAATTTCATTAACTAACGTAATAGATAGCGCAATAGCTAGACAAAGCGACGTAAAACTTTACACTAGAGCGGGGCCAGAAATTGGAGTTGCAGCAACAAAAACCTTTACTTCGCAAATAGCAGCCCTTCAATTTCTTTATTCCTTAATGAAAGGTGAAGATTACACTTACTTAAATAAGGCAAAAGACGTCATAAGAAGAAGCTTAGACTTTGAAGGAGAGGCTAAATTAATAGGAGAAGAACTTTCTGCAAAGTCCAACGCCTATTACCTAGGAAGGGGGCTTTCTTTGCCTTTCGCCATGGAAGGTGCATTAAAAATAAAGGAAATAACTTATTTGCACGCTGAGGCTTACGCCGCAGGAGAAAGTAAGCACGGGCCTATAGCTCTAGTTGAAAAAGATTTTCCAGTAGTTTTTATAAACCTTGGCGAGCTAGTAGGAGAACTACAAAATAACGTTCAAGAAATGAAAGCAAGAAAAGCTAAGACTTACGCCATTAGCGTTAATGAGAGATTAAACACCGACAAGGAAATCTTGCTCACAGTAGATGATGAAAGATTATCACCATTTGCGGTCACTCCAATAATACAACTAATAGCTTATTATTCTGCAGTCAAGAGAGGAAATGATCCAGATAAGCCTAGAAACTTAGCTAAGACGGTGACTGTAGGATGA
- a CDS encoding PIN domain-containing protein yields the protein MILGVLGSNKLVTTTNAILTEIFTGIKQIDKIIILSEEKTKKDYTKLKEIVKVIGINSEIEEIELGKGLKNWREKLKNVDIDIADITPGRKYMAYSIIAYSKAKEVRYVYIKEESKGYHVFGYIPFNEMEVVNMRTGEKINFDPPQTIKGLPNDNELSTTATDALINIYSLLGKVTIENSYREIQEFEISDAKDENEELCLLRSGFLRYKEEDEIKEEAQKGSFFIADTNTYIKIGPRLKFLTYPGYRLLASRATYNELQNKTSSTQKDEKLYHFYMGMESYRLLHTPPISEDRRFGDTNLLEESKRLKSELPEKLVLITADVMLANSARSKGVSTILLRNINKGKGDIGVYLNCVKYFTQNSIMVEGKRVAEIPKVREYEEKIRIKTIKEDLNYPYLLSITEKFLKS from the coding sequence ATGATACTAGGAGTCCTAGGTTCGAATAAGTTAGTTACGACAACTAACGCCATACTCACAGAAATATTTACAGGAATAAAGCAAATTGATAAAATTATAATACTATCCGAGGAAAAGACAAAGAAGGACTATACAAAATTAAAAGAGATAGTTAAAGTTATTGGAATTAACTCAGAAATTGAAGAAATCGAATTAGGTAAAGGATTAAAAAATTGGAGAGAAAAACTAAAGAACGTAGATATAGACATAGCTGACATAACTCCAGGAAGAAAATATATGGCATATTCAATAATTGCTTATTCAAAAGCAAAAGAAGTACGCTACGTTTACATAAAAGAAGAAAGCAAAGGTTACCACGTTTTTGGTTACATTCCATTTAACGAAATGGAAGTCGTAAACATGAGGACAGGAGAAAAAATTAACTTTGACCCTCCACAAACTATTAAAGGCCTGCCTAACGATAACGAATTATCAACTACGGCAACTGATGCGTTAATAAATATTTACAGTCTTCTAGGAAAAGTTACAATAGAAAACTCCTATAGAGAAATCCAAGAATTTGAAATCTCGGATGCAAAAGATGAGAACGAAGAATTATGCCTATTAAGATCAGGATTCTTAAGATACAAAGAAGAGGATGAAATAAAGGAAGAAGCTCAAAAAGGCTCATTCTTCATAGCTGATACAAACACCTACATAAAAATAGGACCTAGATTAAAGTTTTTGACATACCCAGGCTACAGATTATTAGCCTCAAGAGCTACATATAACGAACTACAGAACAAGACATCTAGCACACAAAAAGACGAGAAACTTTACCACTTTTACATGGGAATGGAAAGTTACAGATTATTGCATACACCTCCAATTTCGGAAGATAGAAGATTTGGTGACACAAACCTATTAGAAGAAAGTAAAAGACTAAAAAGTGAATTACCTGAAAAATTAGTATTAATAACCGCTGATGTAATGTTAGCTAACTCAGCAAGATCTAAAGGAGTTTCAACTATACTTTTAAGAAATATAAATAAAGGAAAAGGAGATATAGGAGTTTATTTAAATTGCGTAAAATACTTCACTCAAAATTCTATAATGGTAGAAGGTAAAAGGGTTGCAGAAATTCCAAAAGTCAGAGAATATGAGGAAAAAATAAGAATAAAAACTATTAAGGAAGATTTAAACTACCCTTACTTACTTTCAATTACTGAGAAATTCCTTAAGTCTTAG